One window of Trifolium pratense cultivar HEN17-A07 linkage group LG5, ARS_RC_1.1, whole genome shotgun sequence genomic DNA carries:
- the LOC123885576 gene encoding F-box/kelch-repeat protein At3g06240-like, translating to MKETLTTYTNLRKRKGEHIYIPDDIVFSILSKLPIKSFKRFECVAKSWSLLFQNHHFINMFRINLFSSNTHRCSYYDGASLLLMVCDYGQDKYNLYSLSGERFENKVKLNCSNPFQNRVCTRSFGFGSVNGTLCLYDDGYSGETVLWNPATKAIKRLPYDSEAIKAIESDEEIANDFASLDFDMHLHGFGYDDLTNDYKVIRYVTITGEHAGYGCISIDDLGYVALLPFWEIYSLRSNSWKRLDVDMPPTSLYLEGTQVYMDGVCHWLSEEDCVAGSCLVSFYLSNEVFITTPITGDEDDDDFVFKASWINLALVNGSIALISYHKDMTFHISILGEFGAEESWTKLLIVGPMPCVKHPIGTGTKGEIFFVRDDEELVWFDLRKTFPQMTVELGFKGVGETSQIIVYKENILPLGGINN from the exons atgaaggaAACCCTAACAACATACACTAATCTCCGCAAGCGAAAAGGTGAACACATCTATATACCTGATGATATTGTTTTCTCCATTCTATCTAAATTGCCTATTAAATCTTTCAAGAGATTTGAATGTGTTGCTAAATCATGGTCTCTCTTATTTCAAAACCATCATTTCATCAACATGTTCCGCATTAACTTGTTTTCTTCTAATACTCACCGTTGTTCTTATTACGACGGAGCATCTCTCCTTCTAATGGTTTGTGACTATGGACAAGATAAATACAATTTATATTCTCTTTCTGGTGAGAGGTTTGAAAATAAGGTTAAATTAAATTGCTCAAATCCATTTCAAAACCGTGTTTGTACTCGTAGTTTTGGTTTTGGTAGTGTTAATGGTACACTTTGTCTCTATGACGATGGTTATTCTGGCGAAACTGTATTATGGAACCCGGCTACAAAGGCAATCAAGCGCCTTCCTTACGACAGTGAGGCAATTAAGGCGATTGAGTCAGATGAAGAAATTGCTAATGATTTTGCTAGTCTTGATTTTGATATGCATCTTCATGGATTCGGTTATGATGACCTTACAAATGACTATAAGGTCATTCGTTATGTAACTATTACAGGTGAGCATGCTGGTTACGGATGTATATCTATTGATGATTTGGGATATGTAGCTTTGTTACCTTTTTGGGAGATATATAGCCTAAGAAGTAACTCGTGGAAGAGACTTGATGTTGACATGCCGCCCACTTCGTTGTATCTAGAAGGAACTCAAGTCTACATGGACGGAGTGTGTCATTGGTTGTCTGAAGAAGATTGCGTTGCTGGATCGTGTTTGGTATCATTTTACTTGAGCAATGAAGTGTTCATCACAACACCCATAACcggtgatgaagatgatgatgattttgtaTTTAAAGCATCGTGGATAAACTTGG ccttggtaaATGGGTCTATTGCATTGATCTCATATCATAAAGATATGACTTTTCACATATCAATTTTGGGTGAATTCGGTGCGGAGGAATCCTGGACTAAACTTTTAATTGTTGGACCAATGCCTTGTGTTAAGCATCCTATTGGAACAGGGACAAAAGGAGAAATATTCTTCGTAAGAGATGACGAAGAACTAGTTTGGTTTGATTTAAGGAAAACGTTCCCTCAAATGACTGTGGAGCTTGGTTTCAAAGGAGTGGGTGAAACTAGTCAGATTATTGTATACAAGGAAAACATTCTTCCACTTGGAGGAATAAATaattag
- the LOC123885830 gene encoding F-box protein At1g11270-like — protein MENKLVAATNSKVSNYIPEDISILILSKLPVKSLKRFECVRKSWSLLFRTYQFMTMFYLNLFSNSRHGSYYDGASIFLRVFEHNKYDIYSLSGKRFENKVKLDCLNRFANDIKFRIYGFGSINGILCLYESLYCGKIVLWNPNTHEIKSIPPSPIDLVESFIADAAMDIVSFDVMYFLHGFGYDDRIDDYKVISYVYLLEDYPLHPLWVIYSIRNNSWRKLDVDMPYSLDCFEGTQVYLDGVCHWFCDEETSAGSLVSFYLSNEVFVITPIPCYRDYLVFDERRAHLVVLNEYIALISYHQDMNFHISILGEIGIEKSWTKLLIIRPLFPVERPIGIGTKGEIFYIRKDEELVWLDLSIPMIEEVGYKEKDCRIIIYKESKLPIGGISN, from the exons ATGGAGAACAAATTAGTGGCTGCAACAAATTCAAAGGTGAGCAACTATATACCTGAAGATATTTCCATCTTAATTCTATCAAAATTACCTGTTAAATCTTTGAAGCGATTTGAATGTGTTCGAAAATCATGGAGTCTCTTATTTAGAACATATCAATTCATGACCATGTTCTACCTCAATTTATTTTCTAACTCTCGTCATGGTTCTTATTACGATGGAGCATCTATCTTCCTAAGGGTTTTTGAACACAATAAATACGATATATATTCTCTGTCTGGTAAGAGATTTGAAAATAAGGTCAAATTAGATTGCTTAAATCGATTTGCAAATGATATCAAATTTCGAATTTATGGTTTTGGTAGTATTAATGGCATACTTTGTCTCTATGAAAGTCTTTATTGTGGCAAAATTGTATTATGGAACCCAAATACCCATGAAATCAAGTCCATTCCGCCTAGTCCAATTGATTTAGTTGAGTCGTTTATCGCAGATGCTGCTATGGATATTGTTAGTTTTGATGTAATGTATTTTCTTCATGGATTTGGATATGATGACCGTATAGATGACTATAAGGTTATTAGTTATGTAT ACTTATTGGAAGACTATCCTTTACACCCCTTATGGGTAATATATAGCATAAGAAATAACTCGTGGAGGAAACTTGATGTTGACATGCCTTATTCTTTGGATTGTTTTGAGGGAACCCAAGTCTACTTGGATGGAGTGTGTCACTGGTTTTGCGATGAAGAGACCTCCGCTGGAAGTTTGGTATCATTTTACTTGAGCAATGAAGTGTTTGTCATAACACCAATACCCTGCTATCGTGATTATCTTGTATTTGATGAACGGCGCGCACATTTGGTGGTGTTAAATGAGTACATTGCATTGATCTCATATCATCAAGATATGAATTTTCACATATCAATTTTGGGTGAAATCGGTATTGAGAAATCCTGGACTAAACTTTTAATTATCAGACCATTGTTTCCCGTTGAGCGTCCTATCGGTATTGGGACAAAGGGAGAAATATTCTACATAAGAAAGGATGAAGAACTAGTTTGGCTTGATCTAAGCATCCCAATGATTGAGGAGGTTGGTTATAAAGAAAAGGATTGTCGGATAATAATATACAAGGAAAGCAAACTTCCAATTGGAGGGATAAGTAATTAG